A window of Microcystis aeruginosa FD4 contains these coding sequences:
- a CDS encoding class I SAM-dependent methyltransferase: protein MANQTLGLDRQFYSYYQSICLRESPILAQLRQETASQPLAVMQIAPEQGQFMAFLVQAIGAKKTLEIGVFTGYSSLVVALALPPEGKLIACDLSEEYTNIARRYWQQAGVADKIDLRIAPALETLDQLIARGESNSFDFVFIDADKSNYDRYYERALQLVRTGGIIAIDNVFWSGRVAAADSTDNRTNIIRSLNAKIQQDERVNISIIPIGDGLTLAMKK, encoded by the coding sequence ATGGCTAATCAAACTCTTGGACTCGATCGACAATTCTATTCCTATTATCAATCTATCTGTCTGCGAGAGTCTCCTATTCTAGCTCAATTACGTCAAGAAACTGCCTCTCAACCCCTGGCAGTCATGCAGATTGCCCCCGAACAAGGTCAATTTATGGCTTTTTTGGTACAGGCGATCGGGGCGAAAAAAACCCTAGAAATAGGGGTTTTTACCGGTTATAGTTCTCTAGTGGTGGCCTTAGCTTTACCCCCAGAAGGCAAGCTCATCGCCTGTGATCTAAGCGAAGAATATACCAATATAGCCCGCCGTTATTGGCAGCAGGCCGGTGTCGCCGATAAAATCGATTTAAGAATTGCCCCGGCTCTGGAGACTTTAGATCAATTAATCGCCAGGGGAGAAAGTAATAGTTTCGATTTTGTCTTTATCGATGCCGATAAAAGTAATTATGATCGCTACTACGAAAGGGCATTACAATTGGTCAGAACGGGCGGAATTATCGCTATCGATAATGTTTTTTGGTCGGGACGAGTAGCGGCGGCCGATAGCACCGATAATCGCACAAACATTATCCGTTCACTTAATGCCAAAATTCAGCAGGATGAACGGGTAAATATCAGTATTATTCCTATTGGTGATGGTTTGACCCTGGCCATGAAAAAGTGA
- a CDS encoding inositol monophosphatase family protein translates to MPDTSSQLEKYLDIASEAALAAGTIILDNWGKIETIEEKGRSGDLVTEIDRRAETEILKIIGRHFPEHGILAEESGKLPGTDSEYLWAIDPLDGTTNYAHGYPVSVVSIGLLIAGIAKVGVVYNPFRNELFRAARGLGATLNRRPIHVSRTSELEKSLLVTGFAYDRCQTPDNNYAEFCYLTHLTQGVRRSGSAAKDLTDVACGRLDGYWERGINPWDLAAGVILIEEAGGKITAYDESPFLIETGRILATNGQIHTPLSQALQKAASWSFQF, encoded by the coding sequence GTGCCAGATACCAGCAGCCAATTGGAAAAATACCTAGACATTGCCAGCGAAGCCGCCCTAGCGGCGGGAACAATTATCCTCGATAATTGGGGTAAAATCGAGACAATAGAAGAAAAAGGGAGATCGGGCGATTTAGTGACGGAAATAGATCGTCGAGCGGAAACAGAAATTCTCAAAATTATTGGCCGTCATTTTCCCGAACATGGGATTTTAGCGGAAGAATCGGGAAAACTGCCAGGCACGGACAGCGAGTATCTCTGGGCGATCGATCCTCTCGATGGAACCACCAACTATGCCCACGGTTATCCCGTATCCGTCGTCTCCATCGGACTACTGATCGCAGGGATAGCAAAAGTGGGAGTCGTCTATAACCCCTTTAGAAACGAACTATTTCGGGCGGCCCGGGGTTTAGGGGCCACCCTGAACCGTCGTCCCATCCATGTCTCCCGGACCAGTGAACTAGAAAAAAGTTTACTGGTGACGGGCTTTGCCTACGATCGCTGTCAAACCCCCGATAATAATTATGCCGAATTCTGTTATCTGACCCATCTGACCCAAGGGGTACGCCGCAGCGGTTCCGCTGCCAAAGACTTAACCGATGTGGCCTGTGGGCGCTTAGATGGTTATTGGGAACGAGGAATTAATCCCTGGGATCTGGCCGCAGGAGTTATTCTGATCGAAGAAGCTGGGGGTAAAATTACCGCCTACGATGAGAGTCCTTTTTTGATAGAAACGGGGCGAATCCTGGCTACTAACGGACAGATTCACACCCCCTTAAGCCAAGCTCTGCAAAAAGCGGCCTCTTGGAGCTTTCAGTTTTAA
- a CDS encoding IS630 family transposase, with the protein MEAELQILEEFIKTNPDSRELKRALGVKLALSGYAYRAIQEIIGVTPGFIAKWKKEFISAGIEGIILKYKGSRPYLNAEEKQELIQWIINQSHWDIWELETYVLETYEVVFKSRQSYYQLLKEARISWPKAEQVNPKKDAEEVKKKNEEISQLLESKKEEIQSGKLAVYLLDECHLVWKDVLGHLWNFIKERLKEGQNPSELPERTLVKIKNEKERQTYYGALNLVEKEFILAPYKAGNGENTVDFLKKLIQSNPGRKILIIWDGASYHSGEEMIKFLTEQNQGLSPEDWQITCHKFARYAPEENPVEAIWLQLKNLLRRFYWLAKNFRVVKRLFEFFAKFQLFNFPNLKKYDAFSQFI; encoded by the coding sequence ATGGAAGCAGAACTTCAAATTCTCGAAGAGTTCATCAAAACTAATCCCGATTCCCGGGAACTGAAAAGAGCCTTAGGGGTTAAGCTGGCTTTGTCGGGATACGCTTATAGAGCAATTCAAGAAATTATTGGAGTGACCCCCGGATTCATTGCTAAATGGAAAAAGGAATTTATTTCAGCAGGAATTGAGGGGATTATCTTGAAGTATAAAGGTTCGAGACCCTATCTAAATGCCGAGGAAAAACAAGAATTAATTCAATGGATTATCAACCAGAGTCACTGGGATATTTGGGAGCTAGAAACTTATGTACTAGAAACTTATGAGGTTGTGTTTAAATCGAGACAGAGCTACTACCAATTGCTAAAAGAAGCGAGAATTAGCTGGCCAAAGGCGGAACAAGTAAACCCGAAAAAAGATGCAGAAGAGGTAAAAAAAAAGAATGAAGAAATCAGTCAATTATTGGAGAGCAAAAAAGAGGAGATTCAGTCGGGAAAGCTTGCGGTGTACTTGCTTGATGAATGTCATTTGGTCTGGAAAGATGTTCTAGGTCATCTCTGGAACTTTATTAAAGAAAGACTAAAAGAAGGTCAAAATCCCTCAGAGTTACCCGAAAGAACTTTGGTAAAAATTAAGAATGAAAAAGAGAGACAAACTTATTATGGAGCTTTAAATTTAGTGGAAAAAGAATTTATTTTAGCTCCTTACAAAGCAGGAAATGGAGAGAATACAGTAGATTTTTTGAAAAAACTAATTCAAAGCAACCCTGGGCGAAAAATACTGATTATTTGGGATGGAGCTTCCTATCATTCAGGAGAAGAGATGATCAAATTCCTTACTGAACAAAATCAGGGTTTATCCCCAGAAGATTGGCAGATTACCTGTCATAAATTTGCCCGATACGCTCCCGAAGAAAATCCAGTAGAAGCAATTTGGCTACAGTTAAAAAATCTTTTGAGAAGATTTTATTGGTTGGCCAAAAATTTTCGAGTGGTTAAACGCTTGTTCGAGTTTTTTGCCAAATTTCAATTATTTAATTTTCCTAACCTTAAGAAATACGATGCTTTTTCACAATTCATTTAG
- a CDS encoding ISL3 family transposase: MPSNPQLKLMTELLHLEGVVVTNYQIITDIGIVLHLENMSRETQCIYCGSKTEKLHQNNELTIRDLPFGEQALYLRINRRQMRCEKCGKKFTEELNYLPKKRTYTDRFRKKIVDEVLNSDLKNTAERNGVSEQEIETMLKDLGEDLITAKPQGLKKLGIDEIAMIKGKGNYYAVLVNIDTGKIVGLGEKRTEEALTEYLKQWGEEVLSQIEEVSIDLWIGYKNVAEKLMPQAQIVGDRFPVMKQVNNELDEARKEVKREAAKIKNKKNKENILAGIAKSKYALLKNEGDLVEKERKKLEEVYKVSPKLGEMHKLKEEFREVFEKNTEGNEGLFALSDWIKKAMAYFPKSCQTMRRWIDEITAYFDNRTTQGTVEGINNKLKVIKRRGYGFRNFKNFSLRCLLNWHFAS, translated from the coding sequence ATGCCATCAAATCCACAATTAAAGTTAATGACCGAGCTACTTCACCTAGAAGGAGTTGTCGTTACCAATTATCAAATTATTACCGATATAGGAATTGTTTTACATTTAGAAAATATGTCAAGAGAAACCCAGTGCATTTATTGTGGAAGTAAAACGGAAAAACTTCATCAAAACAATGAATTAACAATCCGAGATTTACCCTTTGGAGAACAGGCATTATATCTGAGAATCAATCGTCGTCAGATGAGATGCGAGAAATGTGGGAAAAAATTCACAGAAGAACTAAATTATTTGCCGAAGAAAAGAACCTACACAGATAGATTTAGAAAAAAAATAGTGGACGAAGTCCTGAATAGTGATCTGAAAAATACGGCAGAAAGAAATGGAGTAAGCGAACAAGAAATAGAAACGATGCTCAAAGACTTAGGAGAAGACTTAATAACCGCAAAACCTCAAGGTCTAAAAAAACTAGGAATAGATGAAATAGCCATGATAAAGGGAAAAGGAAATTACTATGCTGTGTTAGTAAATATAGACACAGGAAAAATTGTAGGCTTAGGGGAAAAAAGAACAGAAGAAGCATTAACAGAATATCTGAAACAGTGGGGAGAAGAGGTTTTGAGCCAAATAGAGGAAGTAAGTATAGACCTGTGGATAGGGTATAAAAATGTGGCAGAAAAACTAATGCCTCAAGCTCAAATAGTAGGAGATAGATTCCCTGTAATGAAACAAGTAAATAACGAGCTAGATGAAGCGAGAAAGGAGGTAAAAAGAGAGGCAGCCAAGATAAAAAATAAGAAAAATAAAGAAAATATCTTAGCAGGAATAGCCAAGAGCAAATATGCCTTATTAAAGAATGAAGGAGACTTAGTAGAGAAAGAAAGGAAAAAATTGGAAGAAGTATATAAAGTGTCTCCAAAACTTGGGGAAATGCACAAATTAAAAGAGGAATTTAGAGAAGTATTTGAGAAAAATACGGAGGGGAATGAGGGATTATTTGCCTTGAGTGATTGGATAAAAAAGGCGATGGCTTACTTTCCTAAAAGCTGCCAGACAATGAGGCGGTGGATTGACGAAATAACTGCCTATTTTGATAACCGAACAACCCAGGGAACAGTTGAAGGAATTAATAATAAACTGAAGGTGATTAAAAGGAGAGGCTATGGATTTAGAAACTTTAAAAACTTTAGTCTTAGATGTTTATTAAATTGGCATTTTGCTAGTTGA
- a CDS encoding hybrid sensor histidine kinase/response regulator, with amino-acid sequence MMKPDSDHLFNEDLEQLLESLEDKDTDGNETLDELSFLWEQSDSPAAKSGVSFGQTPSSLPSERELEELFGGSINWEDAPSNDLHSTRGTSPKSEPEDGDDLASLLLEKAVVLDSEAIITISHPNFYDSLEDLEAFLEKPTPPGQSPLPDIFESLESLLSESTAADWVGAAEHLQRLESREIALESPLEAEFKDLEKLIEETNQVMAATPAASFSPSLGLNNLRPRVSKAFEQTMRVPIKQLDNLSNLIGELVVKRNRIEEEQERLRLFLDNLLNQVQNLSDVGSRMQDLYERTLLEGALLASRNPSGAIGYGRVKGENQGDSAMTGELDALEIDHFTDFHLLSQEMIELIVRVRESASDIQFVVDETDRVTRSLRQATTQLQEGMTKSRMVPFSQTADRLPRAIRDISLKLHKQAKLKVEGGDVLIDKMILEHLNSPMTHLVNNAITHGIESPQERRAKGKPAHGKISVRAFLQGNQTVITVGDDGAGIDADRVKRKALEKGLIGDREAQHLSPQEVYELLFHPGFSTKDQADDFAGRGVGLDVVRTSLIDVRGTVTIDSVLGQGTTFTIRLPLTVSICKALCCVSNHARIGFSMDGVEDMKDFRSGDIHRDREGRRCVFWQNTLLPFQPLSELLSHNRQLSRGSFYTSKQEEDSFSIVILRGGNNLLAVQVDQVIGEQEIVIKQIEGPIPKTAGIAGATVLGDGTVMPIGDVLELIDIARGRLRTDNGSLWRQPAPPVAVETSQKSEAMVLIVDDSITVRELLSLSFSKAGYLVEQARDGQEAWEKLRGGLPCDIVFCDIEMPRMNGLELLYNLQKDPRLAAIPVALLTSRGAERHRKVAATLGASGYFTKPYTERDLLSAAERMIAGEVLLANSIKATSNRPLSSDKTIIDSNLPNFWEQSSPLVLIVDDSVMVREMLAISFVKAGYRIEQARDGLEAWEKLRAGLACDLILCDIEMPRLNGLELLSRLQRDEQLQGIPVAMITSRGAQKMQHLAAAKGAKGYFVKPYIEDVLLSAAQRLIAGEVLIQKENSVD; translated from the coding sequence ATGATGAAACCCGACTCGGATCATCTCTTTAACGAAGATCTCGAACAGTTGTTAGAGAGTTTAGAAGACAAAGACACCGACGGTAATGAGACTCTAGACGAACTCAGCTTTTTATGGGAGCAGAGTGACTCTCCGGCGGCCAAGTCAGGGGTCTCTTTTGGCCAAACCCCGTCTTCCTTGCCCTCGGAAAGGGAATTAGAGGAACTTTTTGGCGGTAGTATCAATTGGGAAGATGCCCCCAGTAATGATCTTCATTCTACCCGTGGAACCTCTCCAAAGTCAGAACCGGAAGATGGGGATGATCTCGCATCGCTGCTGCTAGAAAAGGCGGTGGTCTTGGACTCAGAAGCAATTATAACCATCAGCCACCCCAATTTTTACGACAGCCTCGAAGACTTAGAAGCTTTTCTGGAAAAACCCACCCCACCAGGGCAATCGCCACTACCAGACATCTTTGAATCCCTAGAGTCCCTTCTCTCGGAATCCACAGCAGCGGACTGGGTGGGTGCGGCGGAACATCTCCAACGGTTAGAATCACGGGAAATTGCCCTGGAAAGCCCCCTAGAGGCTGAATTCAAGGATTTAGAAAAACTCATCGAAGAAACCAATCAGGTGATGGCAGCAACTCCGGCGGCCAGTTTCAGTCCATCGCTAGGGTTAAATAACCTGCGTCCCCGTGTCAGTAAAGCTTTTGAACAGACGATGCGGGTGCCGATCAAACAATTGGATAACCTCAGCAATCTGATCGGAGAACTGGTGGTTAAACGCAATCGCATTGAAGAGGAACAGGAGCGCCTGCGTCTCTTTTTGGATAATTTGCTTAACCAAGTTCAAAATCTCAGCGATGTGGGCAGTCGGATGCAGGATCTCTATGAAAGAACCCTCCTAGAAGGGGCTTTACTGGCTAGTCGCAATCCCAGCGGTGCCATCGGTTACGGTAGAGTTAAGGGAGAAAATCAGGGCGATTCGGCTATGACCGGGGAACTAGATGCCCTAGAGATCGACCATTTTACCGATTTCCATTTATTATCCCAAGAGATGATCGAATTGATCGTGCGCGTGCGAGAATCGGCCTCTGATATTCAATTTGTCGTCGATGAAACCGATCGGGTGACGCGCAGTCTGCGACAGGCTACCACCCAACTACAGGAAGGGATGACCAAATCGCGCATGGTTCCCTTTAGTCAAACTGCCGATCGCCTACCCCGGGCAATTCGCGATATTTCCCTGAAACTACATAAACAAGCCAAATTAAAAGTGGAAGGGGGTGATGTTCTCATCGATAAGATGATCCTCGAACATCTCAATAGTCCCATGACCCATCTGGTCAACAATGCGATCACCCACGGTATTGAATCACCCCAAGAACGCAGGGCCAAAGGGAAACCTGCCCACGGTAAGATCTCTGTCCGGGCATTCCTACAGGGAAATCAAACCGTGATCACCGTTGGTGATGATGGGGCCGGTATTGATGCTGATCGGGTGAAACGCAAGGCGCTCGAAAAAGGCCTGATCGGCGATCGGGAAGCTCAACACCTCAGTCCCCAAGAAGTCTATGAACTTCTCTTTCACCCCGGTTTTAGTACCAAAGATCAGGCCGATGATTTTGCCGGTCGTGGGGTGGGTTTAGATGTGGTGCGTACCAGTTTAATCGATGTGCGCGGGACTGTTACTATTGACTCGGTACTGGGCCAAGGAACCACTTTTACCATCCGTTTACCCCTAACCGTGAGCATCTGTAAGGCCCTCTGTTGTGTTAGTAATCATGCGCGCATCGGTTTCTCCATGGACGGAGTGGAAGATATGAAGGATTTCCGGTCTGGCGATATCCATCGGGATCGGGAGGGACGGCGCTGCGTTTTCTGGCAAAATACTTTACTGCCCTTCCAACCCTTGAGCGAATTGCTTTCCCATAATCGGCAACTAAGTCGCGGTAGTTTTTACACCAGCAAACAGGAGGAAGACTCTTTTTCGATCGTGATCCTGCGCGGTGGTAATAATCTCCTAGCGGTACAGGTGGATCAAGTGATCGGGGAACAGGAGATCGTGATCAAACAGATCGAAGGACCGATTCCGAAAACGGCTGGGATTGCTGGGGCGACGGTTTTAGGCGATGGTACGGTGATGCCGATCGGCGATGTGTTAGAGTTAATCGACATCGCCAGGGGTCGTCTGCGTACCGATAACGGTAGTCTTTGGCGCCAACCTGCCCCCCCCGTAGCGGTGGAAACTAGCCAAAAATCGGAGGCTATGGTTCTGATTGTCGATGATTCGATTACTGTCCGTGAATTGCTCTCTTTAAGCTTTAGTAAAGCCGGTTATCTTGTGGAACAGGCCCGGGATGGTCAAGAAGCTTGGGAAAAATTACGCGGTGGTTTGCCCTGTGATATCGTTTTCTGCGATATCGAGATGCCCCGCATGAATGGCCTAGAATTACTGTATAATTTGCAAAAAGACCCCCGATTAGCGGCGATTCCCGTGGCTTTATTGACTTCTCGGGGAGCGGAACGTCATCGCAAGGTGGCGGCGACATTAGGAGCTAGTGGTTATTTTACCAAGCCCTACACGGAAAGAGATTTACTCTCGGCGGCTGAAAGAATGATTGCAGGGGAAGTGTTACTAGCTAATAGTATTAAAGCGACTTCTAATCGGCCTTTATCCTCCGATAAAACGATTATTGACAGTAATCTTCCTAATTTCTGGGAACAATCGAGTCCTCTGGTGTTGATTGTTGATGATTCGGTAATGGTGCGGGAAATGTTAGCGATTTCTTTTGTTAAAGCCGGTTATCGCATTGAACAGGCCCGGGACGGTTTAGAAGCATGGGAAAAATTACGGGCCGGATTAGCTTGTGATCTGATTCTCTGCGATATCGAAATGCCTCGTCTGAATGGGTTAGAATTGCTCTCTCGTCTGCAAAGGGATGAACAACTTCAGGGGATACCAGTAGCGATGATTACCTCGCGAGGAGCGCAAAAAATGCAGCATCTCGCCGCCGCTAAAGGGGCAAAAGGTTATTTTGTCAAGCCCTATATTGAGGATGTGTTACTGTCGGCAGCCCAACGTTTAATCGCTGGTGAGGTATTAATCCAAAAAGAAAATTCCGTGGATTAA
- a CDS encoding transposase, which produces MARGFASRLRILKLLEEKDKHFILRVKNNMTLEMLENGRCKLGKGKRQVEVRVVAFCDLESRTEFRIATDLPLEGKGAVSNEEIGEMYRQRWQIELLWKFLKMPLKLDNLITKNENGIRIQIYSCIIAYLILQLIDIAEDFGKSLLDKLRYLQSFMCQHISYVHWFRKIVYSI; this is translated from the coding sequence ATGGCTCGAGGGTTTGCTTCTCGTCTGAGAATTCTAAAATTATTAGAAGAAAAAGACAAACACTTTATTCTAAGAGTTAAAAATAATATGACTCTAGAAATGCTGGAAAATGGACGGTGTAAACTGGGAAAAGGAAAAAGGCAAGTAGAGGTAAGAGTAGTAGCTTTCTGTGACCTAGAAAGTCGGACTGAATTTCGGATAGCAACGGATTTACCTTTAGAAGGGAAAGGAGCGGTAAGTAATGAAGAAATCGGGGAAATGTATCGACAAAGATGGCAGATAGAACTCCTATGGAAGTTCTTGAAAATGCCCCTTAAACTCGACAATCTCATCACCAAAAATGAAAATGGAATTCGGATACAAATCTATAGCTGTATTATCGCCTACCTAATTTTGCAATTAATTGATATTGCGGAAGATTTTGGAAAAAGCTTATTAGATAAACTACGCTATTTACAGAGTTTTATGTGTCAACATATCAGCTATGTACACTGGTTTAGGAAAATTGTCTATTCAATTTGA
- a CDS encoding 2Fe-2S iron-sulfur cluster-binding protein codes for MTKYYQITVNNRQTGEKITTTVPEDNYILHSLEKQGYQLPFSCRNGACTSCAVRVLSGDIHQPEAIGLSPELKARGYALLCVSYARSDMEVATQDEDEVYELQFGRFFARGKVRFGLPLDEE; via the coding sequence ATGACTAAATATTATCAAATCACCGTTAACAATCGTCAGACGGGCGAAAAAATTACCACCACCGTTCCCGAGGATAACTATATACTCCACAGTCTGGAAAAACAGGGCTATCAATTACCCTTTTCCTGTCGCAATGGAGCTTGTACCAGCTGCGCGGTCAGGGTATTGTCGGGGGATATCCATCAACCAGAAGCGATCGGACTATCGCCGGAATTAAAAGCCAGAGGTTATGCTTTACTTTGTGTCAGTTATGCCCGTAGCGATATGGAAGTAGCCACCCAAGACGAAGATGAAGTCTATGAATTGCAATTCGGTCGCTTTTTTGCTCGTGGAAAAGTGCGTTTTGGTTTACCCTTAGATGAAGAATAG
- a CDS encoding homogentisate phytyltransferase yields the protein MNQAPFLPVNHPQPNFLDRLGSLWKFSRPHTIIGTSLSVLSLYLIALGNISDFFSHWSVLLLTWVACLAGNIYIVGLNQLEDIDIDKINKPQLPLAKGEFSRLTGGLIVVFTGILAIILAFIGGFWLLITVGISLLIGTAYSLPPVRLKRFPLWAAFCIFTVRGVIVNLGLFRHYNTVINQNQSIYPSVWVLTAFVLVFTVAIAIFKDVPDLEGDRIYQITTFTLLLGPEKILTISLLTISLCYAGMIAVGLLGITGINSSLAIIAHLLLLLLLWWRSRRVNLEDKSEISRFYQFIWKLFFLEYLIFPLACLL from the coding sequence ATGAATCAAGCTCCTTTTCTTCCAGTTAACCATCCCCAGCCTAACTTTCTCGACCGGTTAGGGAGTCTCTGGAAATTTTCCCGTCCTCATACGATTATCGGCACTTCTTTGAGTGTTTTAAGTCTGTATTTAATTGCTTTGGGCAATATTAGCGATTTTTTTAGCCATTGGTCGGTTTTATTGCTCACTTGGGTCGCTTGTCTTGCGGGTAATATCTACATCGTCGGTTTAAATCAGTTAGAAGACATCGACATCGATAAAATCAATAAACCCCAGCTTCCCCTAGCCAAGGGCGAATTTTCTCGGTTAACAGGCGGGTTAATCGTGGTTTTTACTGGTATTTTAGCAATTATACTGGCTTTTATCGGTGGTTTTTGGCTGTTAATCACCGTGGGGATTAGTTTACTCATCGGCACTGCCTATTCCTTGCCACCAGTGCGTTTAAAACGCTTTCCCCTCTGGGCAGCCTTCTGTATTTTTACCGTCCGGGGTGTTATCGTCAATTTAGGTCTTTTTCGTCACTACAACACAGTTATTAATCAAAATCAGTCTATCTATCCCTCAGTCTGGGTTTTAACAGCTTTTGTTCTTGTTTTCACCGTTGCGATCGCTATTTTCAAGGATGTTCCTGACCTAGAAGGCGATCGCATTTACCAAATTACCACTTTTACCCTCCTTCTCGGCCCTGAAAAAATCTTAACAATTTCCCTATTGACAATTTCGCTATGTTATGCAGGGATGATTGCCGTCGGTCTCTTGGGGATAACAGGAATTAATTCTTCTCTGGCCATTATTGCCCATCTGCTCCTACTACTTCTTCTTTGGTGGCGTAGTCGCAGAGTAAATTTAGAAGATAAAAGCGAAATCAGCCGATTTTACCAATTTATTTGGAAATTATTCTTTCTAGAATACCTGATATTTCCCCTAGCTTGTTTACTATGA
- a CDS encoding tetratricopeptide repeat protein, translated as MAFWGCYVLKCKVLLRDSTFLEFHSSILQKQSAVYKYLENYEQALTVINQAISLFPNNPNYYNEKWVVLSELKRYDEGLAAINKAIELAPRAAWYGNRGLLYFNQQKYELALADYNQAIELNRNFAMAYNNRGVLYFNQQKYDLALADYNKAIEINPNLAQAYVLRGGVYGRQTKYELALADFYVAIKLDSNFAMAYNNRGVVYYLQQEYELALVNFYVAIKLDSNFAMAYYNRGNLYKDQQKYELALADYNKAIELNPNSAMAYCGRGSLYILQQKDELALADYNKAIELDSNFAMAYYNRGYFYYLQQKYELALANFNQAIELNKNASFAMMGIGLVKYEQGSISEAIKQLEKALIINNQSAEIQLALAVAFYHQGEKDKALKLAESALSINSQLANIDFLKKILRTNKIFADVQKLLAHPELKNYVNQ; from the coding sequence ATGGCGTTTTGGGGTTGTTATGTTCTTAAATGTAAAGTTTTGTTACGAGATTCAACGTTTCTGGAGTTTCACAGTAGTATTTTACAAAAGCAAAGTGCTGTTTATAAATATTTAGAAAATTATGAGCAAGCATTAACAGTGATTAATCAGGCGATTTCTCTGTTTCCCAATAACCCCAATTACTATAATGAAAAATGGGTAGTATTAAGTGAATTAAAACGCTATGATGAGGGATTAGCCGCAATTAATAAAGCGATTGAACTTGCGCCTCGTGCTGCTTGGTATGGCAATCGTGGGCTTCTTTACTTTAACCAACAAAAATACGAATTAGCTTTAGCTGACTACAACCAAGCTATTGAACTTAATCGTAATTTTGCTATGGCTTACAACAATCGGGGGGTTCTTTACTTTAACCAACAAAAATACGATTTAGCCTTAGCTGACTACAACAAAGCTATTGAAATTAATCCTAATTTGGCTCAAGCTTACGTCCTTCGGGGGGGTGTTTACGGTCGCCAAACGAAATACGAATTAGCTTTAGCTGACTTCTACGTAGCTATTAAACTTGATTCTAATTTTGCTATGGCTTACAACAATCGGGGGGTTGTTTACTATCTCCAACAAGAATACGAATTAGCTTTAGTTAACTTCTACGTAGCTATTAAACTTGATTCTAATTTTGCTATGGCTTACTACAATCGGGGGAATCTTTACAAAGACCAACAAAAATACGAATTAGCCTTAGCTGACTACAACAAAGCTATTGAACTTAATCCTAATTCTGCTATGGCTTACTGTGGTCGGGGGAGTCTTTACATTCTCCAGCAAAAAGACGAATTAGCTTTAGCCGACTATAACAAAGCTATTGAACTTGATTCTAATTTTGCTATGGCTTACTACAATCGGGGGTATTTTTACTATCTCCAACAAAAATACGAATTAGCTTTAGCTAACTTCAACCAAGCTATTGAACTTAACAAAAATGCTTCGTTTGCTATGATGGGCATCGGCTTAGTTAAGTATGAACAAGGGTCAATAAGTGAAGCAATTAAACAATTAGAAAAAGCACTAATAATTAACAATCAATCAGCCGAAATTCAATTAGCTTTAGCCGTTGCTTTTTATCACCAAGGCGAAAAAGATAAAGCATTAAAACTCGCTGAAAGTGCTTTAAGTATTAATTCTCAACTTGCCAATATTGATTTCCTCAAAAAGATTTTACGGACAAACAAAATTTTTGCTGATGTTCAAAAATTATTAGCACATCCTGAACTAAAAAATTATGTTAATCAGTAG